A portion of the Chondrinema litorale genome contains these proteins:
- a CDS encoding DNA-directed RNA polymerase subunit alpha encodes MSILAFQMPDKVVMDKADDFHGLFEFKPLERGYGVTIGNALRRILLSSLEGYATVGVKFPDILHEFSSIEGVVEDVTEIILNLKMVRFKKTSESPNNKINISVSGKEKFTAGDIAEFTTDYKILNPDFVVCHIDPSITFQVELTVEKGRGYVPAEENQPAEQVFGYIPIDAIFTPIKNVKYSVENTRVEQKTDYEKLLIDIETDGSIHPEDALKGAANILIQHFMLFSDQTMTFQPDSKPEEEPIDEEFLHMRKLLKTPLSDLDLSVRAYNCLKAADVKTLGDLASLEISDMMKFRNFGKKSLTELEQLIAEKNLTFGMDVSKYKLDED; translated from the coding sequence ATGTCAATATTAGCATTTCAAATGCCCGATAAAGTGGTAATGGATAAAGCTGATGATTTTCACGGCTTATTTGAATTCAAACCACTAGAAAGAGGTTATGGTGTCACTATTGGAAATGCATTAAGAAGAATATTACTTTCTTCACTGGAAGGTTATGCCACTGTTGGTGTTAAGTTCCCAGATATATTGCACGAATTTTCATCTATTGAAGGAGTTGTTGAAGATGTTACAGAAATAATTCTTAACCTTAAAATGGTTAGGTTTAAGAAAACATCTGAGAGTCCTAATAATAAGATAAATATTAGTGTTTCTGGTAAAGAAAAGTTTACTGCTGGTGATATTGCTGAATTTACTACAGATTACAAGATTTTGAATCCTGACTTTGTAGTATGTCACATAGATCCATCAATTACTTTCCAAGTTGAACTTACTGTAGAGAAGGGAAGGGGATACGTACCAGCTGAAGAGAACCAGCCAGCAGAACAGGTTTTTGGTTATATTCCGATCGATGCTATTTTCACTCCAATTAAAAATGTGAAATATAGTGTAGAAAATACAAGGGTAGAGCAGAAAACTGACTACGAGAAGCTTTTAATAGATATTGAAACAGATGGTTCTATACATCCTGAAGATGCGCTAAAAGGAGCTGCAAATATTCTGATTCAGCACTTTATGCTTTTCTCAGATCAGACTATGACATTTCAGCCTGATAGCAAACCGGAAGAAGAACCAATTGATGAAGAATTTCTTCATATGCGTAAATTGCTTAAAACTCCACTTTCTGATCTTGATCTATCAGTTAGAGCTTACAACTGTCTTAAAGCGGCAGATGTTAAGACATTAGGAGATTTAGCAAGCCTAGAAATCTCTGATATGATGAAATTCAGAAACTTTGGTAAAAAATCTCTTACTGAGCTTGAGCAATTAATAGCTGAGAAGAATCTGACTTTCGGAATGGATGTTTCTAAATATAAACTTGACGAAGATTAA
- the rplQ gene encoding 50S ribosomal protein L17 — protein MRHGKKINHLGRTASHRKAMLSNMACSLILHKRITTTVAKAKALRKYIEPLITKSKTDTTHSRRTVFSYLNDKVAVTLLFNEVADKVAERPGGYTRIIRTGFRLGDNAETCLIELVDYNELLVKETADSKSKTRRSRRGGKKKSEPKNVAPVAEEVEETAVDEEVKNEAATGEVEESNDSDSTEEKPKSED, from the coding sequence ATGAGACACGGTAAAAAAATAAATCATTTAGGTAGAACTGCTTCTCATAGAAAAGCAATGCTTTCTAACATGGCATGTTCTCTTATATTACATAAGAGAATTACAACTACAGTTGCAAAAGCTAAAGCACTAAGAAAGTATATCGAACCTCTAATAACTAAATCAAAAACAGACACAACTCATTCGAGAAGAACTGTTTTTTCTTATCTTAATGATAAAGTAGCTGTTACATTGTTATTCAATGAAGTAGCTGATAAAGTTGCAGAGAGACCTGGTGGTTATACTAGAATAATAAGAACAGGTTTTAGATTAGGTGATAATGCCGAAACTTGTCTAATAGAGTTAGTAGACTACAACGAATTACTAGTTAAAGAAACTGCTGATTCTAAATCTAAAACTAGAAGAAGTAGAAGAGGTGGTAAAAAGAAATCTGAGCCTAAAAATGTAGCTCCTGTTGCTGAAGAGGTAGAAGAAACTGCTGTAGATGAAGAAGTGAAGAATGAAGCGGCTACTGGTGAAGTTGAAGAAAGTAACGATTCAGATTCAACAGAAGAAAAACCAAAGAGTGAAGATTGA
- the carA gene encoding glutamine-hydrolyzing carbamoyl-phosphate synthase small subunit, producing the protein MYDIKKKPAVLLLEDGTSFFGVSIGKQGTSGGEICFNTGLTGYQEIYTDPSYYGQIIVNTTSHIGNYGVVSDETESSSVKIKGLVVKTFSEIYSRKTADSSLQDYLDNAGVVGIAEIDTRKLVRHIREKGAMNAIISSEILDLENLKEELDKIPSMDGLELSSKVTTSKVVEQISDNEEFKVAVLDLGIKTNILRNFKQRNCSYRVYPANTPFEEMQKWQPDGYFISNGPGDPASTAYAVETVKQILDQNIPLFGICMGHQMLGLAAGISTYKMHHGHRGLNHPVKNLLTGKCEITSQNHGFSVSAEDIAKSENVEATHINLNDDTVEGIRIKNKNAFSVQYHPESSPGPHDSRYLFDDFIEMIKLSKNSIPA; encoded by the coding sequence ATGTACGATATTAAAAAGAAGCCTGCAGTTTTACTTTTAGAGGATGGTACAAGCTTTTTCGGAGTATCTATTGGAAAGCAAGGTACAAGTGGTGGTGAAATATGTTTTAATACAGGTTTAACTGGTTATCAAGAAATATATACCGACCCTTCTTACTATGGTCAAATCATAGTCAATACCACTTCTCACATAGGAAACTATGGTGTTGTAAGTGATGAGACAGAATCATCATCAGTTAAGATAAAAGGATTAGTTGTAAAAACATTCTCTGAGATTTATTCTCGTAAAACAGCTGATAGTTCTTTACAAGATTATTTGGATAATGCAGGAGTTGTAGGAATCGCAGAAATAGATACTCGCAAATTAGTGAGACATATTAGAGAAAAAGGAGCGATGAATGCAATTATTTCATCTGAAATTCTTGACCTAGAAAACCTTAAAGAGGAATTGGATAAAATTCCTTCAATGGATGGGCTAGAGCTTAGTTCAAAAGTAACGACTTCTAAAGTTGTTGAGCAAATAAGTGATAATGAAGAGTTCAAAGTTGCAGTTCTTGACCTTGGAATTAAAACAAATATTTTAAGAAACTTTAAGCAGAGAAACTGTAGCTACAGAGTTTATCCAGCTAATACACCATTTGAAGAAATGCAAAAATGGCAACCAGATGGTTACTTTATTTCAAATGGCCCTGGTGATCCTGCATCAACTGCCTATGCAGTAGAGACGGTTAAGCAAATTTTGGATCAAAATATTCCTTTATTTGGTATTTGTATGGGACACCAAATGTTAGGGCTTGCTGCTGGAATAAGTACTTATAAAATGCACCATGGGCACAGGGGATTAAATCACCCAGTTAAAAATCTATTAACTGGAAAATGTGAAATCACATCTCAAAACCATGGTTTTAGTGTAAGTGCAGAGGATATTGCAAAATCAGAGAATGTTGAAGCAACTCATATAAATTTAAATGATGATACAGTTGAAGGTATCAGAATTAAAAATAAAAATGCATTTTCTGTACAATATCACCCTGAATCTTCACCTGGTCCACACGATTCAAGATATTTATTTGATGATTTTATAGAAATGATTAAGCTAAGTAAAAACAGTATACCTGCATAA
- a CDS encoding amidohydrolase: MKIFITLKSFLLAALVCGATFQTYAQKNFLEKEVFAKADELNDKVIKWRREIHENPELSNREFKTAEKVANHLKSLGIEVETGIAYTGVVGILKGDKPGPVVALRADMDGLPVVERVDIPFASKVKDTYNGQDVGVMHACGHDTHVAILMGVAELLSGMKKDLKGTVKFIFQPAEEGAPPSEGGGAEMMVEKGVLENPKVDAIFGLHINSQTEVGKLVYKSGGTLAAADVFRIKVLGKQSHGSQPWGGVDPIVVAAQIVNGLQTIVSRQVDLTNEAAVVTVGTIHGGVRHNIIPEDLEMTGTIRTLDTEMQDIIHEKIKITAEKIAESAGAKAIVEIDKGVPVTYNDPELTTEMLPTLMSVAGESNVINTKARTGAEDFSFFQKEVPGLFFFLGGMPIGTNPADAAPHHTPDFYVDDSGLNLGVKALTMLTLNYMDQNKMNQKVKTVR; encoded by the coding sequence ATGAAAATTTTTATTACGCTAAAATCATTTTTATTAGCCGCATTGGTTTGCGGGGCTACTTTTCAGACTTACGCTCAAAAAAACTTTCTTGAAAAAGAAGTATTTGCTAAAGCAGATGAACTAAACGATAAGGTTATTAAATGGAGAAGAGAAATCCATGAAAACCCAGAACTTTCTAATCGTGAGTTTAAAACAGCTGAAAAAGTAGCCAATCATTTAAAATCCTTAGGGATAGAAGTTGAAACAGGTATTGCATATACTGGTGTTGTTGGAATTCTAAAAGGTGATAAACCCGGTCCAGTAGTAGCTTTAAGAGCAGATATGGATGGTTTACCTGTTGTAGAAAGAGTAGATATTCCATTTGCCTCAAAGGTAAAAGATACCTACAATGGGCAAGATGTTGGGGTAATGCATGCATGTGGTCACGACACTCACGTAGCTATTTTAATGGGAGTTGCAGAGCTGCTTTCAGGTATGAAGAAAGACTTGAAAGGAACTGTGAAGTTTATTTTTCAGCCAGCAGAAGAAGGAGCACCTCCTTCAGAAGGTGGTGGAGCAGAGATGATGGTTGAAAAAGGAGTTCTTGAAAACCCTAAGGTAGATGCAATTTTTGGTTTACATATTAATTCTCAAACTGAAGTTGGTAAGTTAGTTTATAAATCTGGTGGAACTCTAGCTGCTGCTGATGTATTCAGAATTAAAGTTTTAGGTAAGCAAAGTCATGGATCACAGCCTTGGGGTGGAGTTGACCCAATAGTAGTAGCTGCTCAAATTGTAAATGGTTTGCAAACTATTGTAAGTAGACAAGTTGACCTTACAAATGAAGCAGCAGTTGTAACAGTTGGAACTATTCATGGAGGAGTAAGACATAATATTATTCCAGAAGATTTAGAGATGACTGGTACAATAAGAACACTGGATACTGAAATGCAGGATATTATTCATGAAAAAATAAAAATTACTGCAGAAAAAATAGCAGAAAGTGCAGGAGCGAAAGCTATAGTAGAGATTGATAAAGGAGTGCCTGTAACTTATAACGATCCAGAGTTAACTACTGAAATGCTACCTACATTAATGAGTGTAGCAGGTGAAAGTAATGTAATTAATACAAAAGCAAGAACTGGGGCTGAAGACTTTTCCTTTTTCCAAAAGGAAGTTCCTGGTTTATTCTTTTTTCTGGGAGGTATGCCTATAGGTACAAACCCTGCAGATGCAGCACCTCACCATACTCCAGACTTCTATGTAGACGATAGTGGACTTAACTTAGGTGTAAAAGCCTTAACTATGCTTACACTTAACTACATGGATCAAAATAAGATGAATCAGAAAGTGAAAACTGTTAGATAA
- a CDS encoding type ISP restriction/modification enzyme, with translation MKQIDFENFYKRIIKGEYDSYSPFVNLLCECIVEKNYFIIEVDSNSYSILNQYGFKKANCTIGNTDNSTEFNIQSLEINGAFVKLKKADKVIKQCEVDDKQSSKKIIDLFSKEDPSVYKTFVASYQKLLKAIESAKDGFDKLIDESLKNIDHRTSFNSLLAFFELTFPEKLLRNQIKNWLLTHIVISEIFTKINIVSRLKNDECYEVLEKTIEGFNLKNEHFHKNLTELIDGIDFSNIEHIDIFLKGFINDLSLVFNEKRRQSNKIESLLWIKAIQKKLPIDKQDILFINSTSEVILSSLGQLSASDKNTYYIYHDQLPDYYLTVSKIGTNRDAINIKSCFADLLFAKPTQSETQQQNLFFSNKKYSISLPNTNKFDLIIKDVSNSVIRSTEDDVNYKTPTNTGIDNRIEQYYLSKEQVAIPTKFINLLRFLRVGTDYLKNEGELLYFLPNHTIYNTNLNTLRKALEKDFNIIRGTSISNSIVDSNLIFQTKKNSTATEASNILLSEVGYKQLLDVLEAGEELEFDKIQPENGNWIHTEYQNYIALSDNDKGINEGIFSSKTKGVFSKENKIPDEVIQDTLNKEEGICIQTNPFVSQQIKELSQVKDEFDVLKIPFEEPNLFITTGFNSNKNKLEVLASKYVPYQHIFSRTKVYPFYASSKEKTININEVIYRVFRNYYAEKLNTDFEKFILEKDKSLLESVSTLVKHTKNFPALFRYANKLDEILNENKGKRLILYLELLWENIADFESKVIRFLRDARERKGLLLNTKRAINHLQIILRDTSKEEISFQKKLSFISRENIFFYVYGILNSDNYLTKYQYFLKYESPRIPLKNNFYQWSIFGKKLFDLHTGNFSEKLNLKIIETEHNNIIDQYSNFKFSIHKKIGSVIISDIIEVSGIPFKVWEYQIKDKSPLEWYIFNCKKEYKNTAFNRKLADEIIAEIERFCFLSLESQKLIQVINSELE, from the coding sequence TTGAAACAAATAGATTTCGAAAACTTTTACAAGAGAATAATAAAAGGGGAATATGATTCATATTCCCCTTTTGTCAATCTATTATGTGAATGCATTGTAGAAAAAAACTATTTCATAATTGAAGTAGATAGTAATTCTTATTCGATTTTAAATCAATATGGATTTAAAAAGGCCAATTGTACTATTGGAAATACTGATAATTCCACAGAGTTTAATATACAAAGCTTAGAAATAAATGGAGCGTTTGTTAAACTTAAAAAAGCAGATAAGGTAATAAAGCAATGTGAGGTAGACGATAAACAATCAAGTAAAAAAATAATAGACTTATTCTCAAAAGAAGACCCTTCTGTATATAAAACTTTTGTTGCCTCATATCAAAAGTTATTAAAAGCTATTGAATCAGCTAAAGATGGGTTTGATAAATTAATTGATGAGAGTCTCAAAAATATTGATCACAGAACTAGCTTTAATTCATTATTAGCATTTTTTGAACTCACATTTCCTGAAAAACTACTCAGAAATCAAATTAAAAATTGGCTATTAACTCATATAGTCATATCTGAAATCTTCACGAAAATCAATATAGTTTCAAGACTAAAAAATGATGAATGTTATGAAGTTTTAGAGAAGACAATAGAAGGTTTCAATTTAAAAAATGAGCATTTTCACAAAAATCTGACTGAGTTAATTGATGGTATTGACTTCTCAAATATTGAACATATTGACATTTTTTTGAAAGGTTTTATTAATGATTTAAGCTTAGTTTTTAATGAAAAGAGAAGGCAATCAAATAAAATAGAATCTCTTTTATGGATAAAAGCTATACAGAAAAAGCTACCTATAGATAAGCAGGATATACTATTTATAAATTCGACTTCTGAAGTTATTCTATCAAGTTTAGGCCAACTCTCTGCGTCTGATAAAAACACCTATTATATTTATCACGATCAGCTACCAGACTATTATTTAACCGTATCGAAAATTGGAACAAACCGAGATGCTATAAATATTAAAAGTTGTTTTGCCGATTTACTTTTTGCTAAGCCTACTCAATCTGAAACTCAGCAGCAAAATCTCTTTTTTAGTAATAAAAAGTATTCAATTTCACTCCCTAACACTAACAAATTTGACCTTATAATAAAGGATGTTAGTAATAGTGTTATAAGAAGCACAGAAGATGATGTAAACTACAAAACTCCTACAAATACCGGAATTGATAATAGAATAGAACAATACTATCTGAGTAAAGAGCAGGTAGCAATTCCAACTAAATTTATAAACTTGTTAAGGTTTTTAAGGGTAGGAACAGACTACTTGAAAAATGAAGGAGAACTATTATATTTTTTGCCTAACCATACGATTTATAATACGAATCTCAACACGCTAAGAAAGGCACTAGAAAAAGATTTTAACATAATTAGAGGTACTTCAATTTCAAATAGCATTGTTGATTCTAATTTGATTTTTCAAACAAAAAAGAATTCAACTGCAACAGAAGCTTCTAATATTCTTTTATCTGAGGTGGGGTACAAGCAACTTTTAGATGTACTGGAAGCTGGAGAAGAATTAGAATTTGATAAAATACAGCCAGAAAATGGGAACTGGATACATACTGAATATCAGAATTATATAGCTCTATCTGATAATGATAAAGGTATAAATGAAGGAATTTTTAGTTCTAAAACAAAAGGAGTCTTTAGTAAAGAAAATAAAATTCCAGATGAAGTTATACAAGACACTTTAAATAAAGAAGAAGGAATTTGTATACAAACTAATCCATTTGTTAGTCAGCAAATAAAGGAATTATCTCAGGTAAAAGATGAATTTGACGTATTAAAAATTCCATTTGAAGAACCTAATCTATTTATCACAACAGGTTTTAATAGTAATAAAAATAAACTTGAAGTGCTAGCAAGTAAATACGTGCCTTACCAACATATTTTTAGCAGAACTAAAGTTTATCCTTTTTATGCTAGTTCTAAGGAGAAAACCATCAATATAAATGAGGTTATTTATAGAGTTTTTAGAAATTATTATGCTGAAAAGTTAAATACAGATTTTGAGAAATTTATTCTAGAAAAAGATAAATCTTTGCTCGAAAGTGTTTCAACTTTAGTAAAACATACCAAAAATTTCCCTGCTTTATTTAGATATGCAAATAAGCTAGATGAAATATTAAATGAGAATAAAGGCAAAAGATTAATTCTGTATTTAGAGCTATTATGGGAAAATATAGCAGATTTTGAGAGCAAAGTAATACGCTTTTTAAGAGATGCAAGAGAAAGAAAAGGACTGCTTTTAAATACAAAAAGGGCGATTAACCATCTTCAAATAATATTAAGAGACACATCAAAAGAGGAAATTAGTTTTCAAAAAAAACTTTCATTTATTAGCAGAGAAAATATCTTTTTTTATGTTTATGGTATCTTAAATAGTGATAATTACCTTACCAAATATCAATACTTTTTAAAGTATGAATCACCAAGAATTCCATTAAAGAACAATTTTTATCAATGGAGTATTTTTGGTAAAAAACTTTTTGATCTGCATACAGGTAATTTTTCAGAAAAACTCAATTTAAAAATTATTGAAACAGAGCATAATAATATCATTGATCAGTATTCTAACTTTAAATTTAGCATTCATAAAAAAATTGGGAGTGTAATAATTAGTGATATTATAGAGGTTTCTGGTATACCTTTTAAAGTTTGGGAGTATCAAATAAAAGATAAGTCTCCTTTAGAGTGGTATATTTTTAATTGCAAAAAAGAATATAAAAATACTGCGTTCAATAGGAAACTTGCAGATGAGATTATAGCAGAGATAGAAAGATTTTGTTTCCTTTCATTAGAAAGTCAAAAACTTATTCAAGTTATAAATAGCGAATTGGAATAA
- a CDS encoding lysylphosphatidylglycerol synthase transmembrane domain-containing protein, whose translation MILDESVKLGNSSGKKSILINSLQYIFFGLLGGFLCYMAFKDQNSSQLLVSLKEVNYWWVIPIFIISLVNSLIRSLRWLMLIKTLGYRPGVTKAFSALMIGYMVNYAVPRMGEITRCIVLKKSGHIPFEGTFGTVITERIIDILSLFLVCILTLVIAYKEIYKFVYDNIFLPIGQSIQLLGESILWLLPFIIIVTCAVLAILWIFRKKILAFLYQKKIRKIISDVWKGIASVRYVENKGMFIMYTLLIWFNYFLVTYIWFFAMDDMTGLNMKTGLVMTTLGSIGKSLPIQGGGVGAYHYIITQAGIIFGVSELNGNTLAIINHGFQTIFQIGFGLIGFLLVAKNIKVLPGNTRQD comes from the coding sequence ATGATTTTAGATGAGTCTGTTAAACTTGGAAATAGTTCAGGTAAAAAAAGTATTTTAATTAATAGCCTGCAATATATTTTTTTTGGATTACTAGGAGGCTTCCTATGTTATATGGCTTTTAAAGATCAGAACTCTTCTCAATTATTAGTTTCACTCAAAGAAGTTAATTATTGGTGGGTGATTCCGATTTTTATAATATCTCTAGTTAATTCACTCATTCGATCATTAAGGTGGTTAATGCTAATTAAAACTTTGGGTTACAGACCTGGAGTAACAAAAGCCTTTAGCGCATTAATGATTGGCTACATGGTAAATTATGCTGTACCGAGAATGGGAGAAATAACAAGATGTATTGTCTTGAAAAAGTCGGGTCATATCCCATTTGAAGGAACTTTCGGGACAGTAATCACCGAAAGAATTATTGATATTCTATCGCTTTTTTTAGTCTGTATTCTAACATTGGTAATTGCTTACAAAGAGATTTACAAATTTGTATATGATAATATATTTCTTCCAATTGGCCAATCCATTCAACTTTTAGGCGAAAGTATACTTTGGTTGTTACCTTTTATAATCATAGTAACTTGTGCAGTTCTTGCTATTCTGTGGATATTCAGAAAAAAAATATTGGCTTTTCTGTATCAAAAGAAAATCAGAAAAATAATTTCCGATGTTTGGAAAGGAATTGCATCAGTAAGATATGTAGAAAATAAAGGTATGTTTATTATGTATACCTTATTAATTTGGTTCAATTACTTTCTGGTTACATACATTTGGTTCTTTGCAATGGATGACATGACAGGACTAAATATGAAAACAGGACTGGTAATGACTACCCTAGGCAGCATTGGCAAATCTTTACCTATACAAGGTGGAGGAGTAGGGGCTTATCATTACATTATTACTCAGGCAGGAATAATTTTTGGCGTTTCAGAATTGAATGGAAATACACTGGCAATTATAAATCACGGTTTTCAAACCATCTTTCAGATAGGTTTTGGCTTAATCGGATTTCTATTAGTCGCTAAAAACATAAAAGTCTTGCCCGGTAATACCAGGCAAGACTAA